The genomic segment CCACCGCAAAGGAGACCGCGGCCGCCGGAAGGACGCCCCCCACCCGGTGGGCCAGCCGGGCGTTCACCAGGGGCTGAAGGGCCGAGAGCGCCCCCACGCCGAAGAGGAGTACGAGGAAGAGCGCCTGGGTCACCGGGACGCCCCCTTCAGGGGGTGAGCTCGTGGAGCCCGAGGGCCGGCCCCTCGCCCCGCAGGGCCACCGCCTCGATCTCCACCGCCACGGCCCGGGGCAGGGCAGCGGCCTGGACCGTGGAGCGGGCCGGGGGCCTGTCTGCGAAGTAGGACGCGTACACGCCGTTCATGGCGGCGAAGTCGCCCATATCCGCGAGGAAGACCGTGGTCTTCACCACCAGCTCCAGCCCGCTCCCGGCCGCCACCAACACGGCCCGCAAGTTCTCCAGCACCTGGCGCGTCTGGGCCTCGATGCCCCCCGGCACCACCTGCCCCGTGGCCGGATCCAGGGCGATCTGCCCCGAGCAGAACACGTAGGGCCCGGCCGCAATGGCCTGGCTGTAAGGCCCGATGGCCGCAGGGGCCCGGTCGGTCGCGATCTGGGTCTTCATGTGCGTTGGTCCGTTGTGGGTTGGGGGTTGGGCTCGCGGCTTCGGACCGATCGGACCCATCAGACCGATCGGACCCGTCACGTCTCACATTTCACATTTCACGCCTCACATCTCACGTCTTCACCCTCGTCACCCGGTTCACCCCCTTGAGGGCTTGGATGGCCGCCAGGATCTTCTGGAGGCGGTCCATGTCTTCCACCAGGATCTCGAAGTTGCACTCGGCTTCGCCGGCGGCCCAGGTGCGCACGTCGGCCCGGGCCACGTTGACGTCGAAGCCGGCCAGGGCCTGGGTGATGGCGGCCAGGATGCCCTTGCGGTCGTCGCAGGCCACCCGGATCTTCACCGGGTGGGCCGCCGCCTCGCCCCGTCCCCAATCCACCTCGATGCGGCGCTCGGGGTCGAGCTTGCGCACGTTGGCGCAGTCCGCCGTGTGGACGGTCATGCCGTGACCCCGGGTCACGAAGCCCACCACGGCTTCGCCCGGCAGGGGATTGCAGCACCGGGCGAACCGCACCATGGCGTCGCCGATGCCCTGGATGACGATGCCCTTGGGCGCCTTGGGGGGCTTCTTGGGACGCTTGACCTCCTCGGCCTCCCGCTCCTCCAGATCGGGGTAGAGCTTGCCGAGCACCTGGCGGGCCGAGATCTTGCCGTAGCCCACCGCCTCCAGGAGCTCTTCTTCCTTGTTGAGGCCGAACTTGGGGGCCAGGGCCTCGAGCTCCCCGGCCTTGAGGGCCTTGGCCAGGCTGTGGCCTGCTTTGCGAAACTCCCGGTCGCAGAGCTCGCGTCCGAGCTCCATGGAGCGCTGGCGCTGCTGGGTCTTGATCCAGGCGCGGATCTTGTTGCGGGCCTTGGAGGTCTGGACGAACTCCAGCCAGTCGGCGCTGGGGGTGTGGTGCTTGGAGGTGATGATCTCCAGCCGGTCGCCGTTCTTGAGCCGGTGGCTCAAGGGCACCATCCGGTCGTTCACCTTGGCCCCGACGCACTGCTCGCCCACCTGGCTGTGCACC from the Thermodesulfobacteriota bacterium genome contains:
- a CDS encoding RidA family protein, with the translated sequence MKTQIATDRAPAAIGPYSQAIAAGPYVFCSGQIALDPATGQVVPGGIEAQTRQVLENLRAVLVAAGSGLELVVKTTVFLADMGDFAAMNGVYASYFADRPPARSTVQAAALPRAVAVEIEAVALRGEGPALGLHELTP